One region of Mucilaginibacter gotjawali genomic DNA includes:
- the rplL gene encoding 50S ribosomal protein L7/L12 has protein sequence MADLKAFAEQLVNLTVKEVNELAQILKDEYGIEPAAAAVAVAAPAAGGGDDAPAEAAVQTAFDVILKEAGGAKLAVVKLVKDLTGLGLKEAKDLVDGAPKEVKTGVTKEEAESLKKQLEEAGAVVEVK, from the coding sequence ATGGCGGATTTAAAAGCGTTTGCTGAACAGTTGGTAAACTTAACAGTAAAAGAAGTAAACGAATTAGCTCAGATCTTAAAAGATGAGTATGGCATTGAGCCAGCTGCTGCAGCTGTTGCTGTTGCTGCACCTGCTGCTGGCGGTGGCGATGACGCTCCTGCTGAAGCTGCAGTTCAAACTGCATTTGACGTAATCCTGAAAGAAGCAGGCGGCGCTAAATTAGCAGTTGTAAAATTAGTAAAAGACCTAACCGGCCTTGGCTTGAAAGAAGCTAAAGACTTAGTTGACGGTGCACCTAAAGAAGTTAAAACTGGTGTAACTAAAGAAGAAGCTGAATCTTTAAAGAAACAATTAGAAGAAGCCGGAGCAGTAGTTGAGGTTAAATAA